A genomic segment from Nymphalis io chromosome 15, ilAglIoxx1.1, whole genome shotgun sequence encodes:
- the LOC126773874 gene encoding cuticle protein CP14.6-like gives MKSFVAILALVAVAAADVSHLNREEAHAEIVEQNADVFPDQYSYNYKTSNGISGQESGVIKNPGSEAEALEVQGSNSYTGPDGQVYAVRYVSNENGYQPEGSHLPVDHPIPEYILRSIAYNAAHAKAEVTRN, from the exons ATG AAATCCTTCGTTGCAATCCTAGCCCTCGTGGCCGTCGCCGCTGCTGATGTTTCCCACCTCAACAGAGAGGAAGCTCATGCAGAGATTGTAGAACAAAATGCTGATGTCTTCCCTGACCAATATAGCTACAATTACAAAACCAGCAATGGAATTAGTGGCCAAGAGAGCGGTGTCATCAAGAACCCCGGAAGC GAAGCCGAGGCTCTTGAAGTCCAGGGCTCAAACTCCTATACTGGTCCTGATGGACAAGTCTACGCTGTGAGATACGTCTCCAACGAGAACGGATACCAACCCGAG gGAAGCCATTTGCCCGTCGACCACCCGATCCCAGAGTACATCCTTAGGTCAATTGCATACAACGCAGCGCATGCAAAGGCTGAAGTCACCAGgaactaa